From a single Planococcus shenhongbingii genomic region:
- a CDS encoding DUF1028 domain-containing protein, with the protein MLKLNTFSITARDEKTGQFGVAVSTKVPAVGCLCPFVKAGVGAIATQSFVNPYIGINGLKYLEEGLSAQQVMERILQEDPEPAIRQFGIVDKQGNAVAFSGDKCDGWYGHVTGPNYAIAGNMLVGEETIQEMKKSFDSTSELTLAERLIAAMEAGQAAGGDKRGRQSASLKVYSTEEYPLVDLRVDEHPDPVKELRRIFEVAQKELFPFVEMLPTLKNPAGKFDFESSREMGLLQDEK; encoded by the coding sequence ATGTTAAAGCTCAATACATTCTCAATCACAGCACGGGATGAGAAAACGGGCCAGTTCGGCGTGGCCGTTTCGACGAAAGTGCCGGCGGTGGGCTGCCTGTGCCCGTTCGTAAAAGCGGGAGTCGGGGCCATTGCTACGCAGTCGTTCGTGAATCCGTATATTGGCATCAATGGCTTGAAGTATTTGGAGGAAGGCTTGTCTGCCCAGCAAGTAATGGAGCGGATTTTGCAGGAAGACCCGGAACCGGCAATCCGCCAGTTTGGCATTGTGGATAAACAAGGCAATGCTGTAGCATTTTCCGGCGACAAGTGCGACGGCTGGTACGGCCATGTGACGGGACCGAACTACGCCATTGCCGGGAATATGCTGGTCGGCGAAGAGACCATCCAGGAAATGAAGAAATCCTTCGACAGCACATCCGAGCTGACATTGGCTGAACGCTTGATCGCCGCGATGGAAGCGGGGCAAGCTGCTGGAGGCGACAAACGGGGCCGGCAATCGGCTTCCTTGAAAGTCTATTCCACAGAAGAATACCCGCTCGTCGATTTGCGGGTGGATGAGCATCCGGATCCGGTCAAAGAACTTCGCCGCATTTTTGAAGTCGCCCAAAAGGAATTGTTCCCATTTGTTGAAATGCTGCCGACGTTGAAAAATCCGGCAGGGAAGTTTGATTTTGAGTCTTCACGGGAGATGGGTTTGCTGCAGGACGAGAAGTAA